GAGCGGAGCGCCCAGCCCGCCAGGAGCGAGTCGAGCAGTCCCCCCGCGGAGCGGGCCGAGCCGTCCGAGACGGCCGGCGAGACCGGCAGTGCGGGCGAGGTGGGCCGGCCCAGCGAGTCCCGGGGCACCGACGGGCAGCAGGCGCCCGTTCAGTCCGAGCCCGTGGACCCGCCGTCCGGCAGCTCGGGCCCGTCCTCGTCCGGAGCCGGCGACTCCGGTGGCACGGACGGCGGTACGGGTGCTTCTGTCGGCGGCTCCGACGGCGGAGGCGGCAACGGCGGTACGGGTGGCGGCAACGGCGGTGGTAGCGGCGGCAACCGGAACCCGATCGGCGGACTCCTCGGCTAGAAGCGTCCTGAAGATCTTGAAACTGGGCCCGGTCTGCCCTGGTTTGCGGCGATTGACATTTGCCGGCAATCCGGGGTGAGCCGGGCGGCCGGAGCAAGATCTTCATCGGTCTTCCAGGGCGCGTTGCGAAAGGCCCTCCGGCCCGCGACGCCTGGCACGCAGCGAGGTGCCGCGCGGGGCGCCGCGGGCCGGAGGGCCCATCCGACCACGGCTCTGGACCGCATACGGCCCAGGACCGGCGGACGGCGGGGAGGGGCGGTCATCGAGCGCGAGTGGTGGTCGGTGGCCGCCCCTTCGTCGATGACCGCTTCTGCGGGTCCGGCGCTTGAGCGCCCTGCCCGGCTCGGCTTCCCGCCCCGGGGCTCACGTCCGCGGGGAGGCGGAGCCCGGCGGAGGAGGCGGCGCGCGGGGGGAAGCGGTGCGGAGCGCGCCCGAGAGAGATGCGTTGCGCGCGGTGCCTTGCGAGAGGGGTGCGTTGCGGGGGTGCCGGGGCGAGGCGCCGGTGTCTCAGCGCGGCGGCTGGGAGGTGAGTTCCCTCGCGGCCTCGGTGAGGTCCTTGGCCGTGTCGATCGCCCGCCAGTACGCCCCCTGCGGCAGCGGGAACCCGGCCAGTGAGCGCTCCCGCGCCAGCCGGGGGAACGTGGTCCGCTCGTGGTCGCCCCGGTCGGGCAGCAGGTCCGTGAAGGCCGCCGAGAACACGTACACGCCGGCGTTGATCAGATACGGCGACGGCGGCGACTCGATGAAGTCGAGGACGTGGCCGAACTCGTCCGTCTCCACGGCGCCCCACGGGATACGGGGACGGGCCAGGGCGAGCGTGGCGGTGGCGTCGCGTTCCGTGTGGAAGTCGGCCATCTCACGCAGCGAGAAGCGGGTCCAGATGTCGCCGTTCGTCGCGTACCAGGGCTCGTCCGGGTGCGGCAGGCTCTTCGCGGCGTGCTTCAGGCCGCCACCGCGGCCCAGCGGCTCCGTCTCGACCACGGTCGTGACGCGCAGCGGCAGCACGGCCGAGTCGAGCCACTCCTGCAGTACTTCGGCGAGGTGCCCGCACGAGACCACGACGTCCGTGACGCCTTCGGCGGCGAGCCAGGAAAGCTGGTGGCCGATGATCGGGGTCCCCGTTCCGGGAATCTCGACCATCGGCTTGGGGCGGTCGTCGGTGTACGGGCGCAGCCGGGATCCCTGGCCGCCCGCCAGGACCACGGCCTGGGTCGGATGGGTCTGCATAGGGGCACGATATGCGGTGCCCCTCCCGCGGCTCCTCCCGCCCCGCCCCCCGGCCGCTCCCGGCCGGGCAGGGCGTCAGCCGCCCCAGTTGCCCTGTGCCTGCTGCGAGACGCCGGAGGCGAAGGAGGTGTCGCAGACGGGGCGGGAGAACGACTGGGCGCGCGTGGGCCCGTAGCGGGCGACGGCGGCACGGCCCAGGTCGCGGGCGATCGTCATGCAGTGCCGCGCGAGTGACGGACGGCCCTCGACGGCGCGCTGGAGATTGGTGAGCGCGACACCCGGGTCCTTCTGCTGCAGGTCCGTGAGGAGCTTCTCGCGGAGGACCTCGTGTGGGGCACGGGACGCGGCGCGGACCGACACGTGCTCCGAGGACGCGGTGAGCATCTGGGACTCGGTACTGCGGTTCGCCCACGGGACGCTGGTGACCGCCAGGGTTCCGGAGAGCACCAGGACGACGGGCAGGACGAGAGCGAGAGTACGGCCGATACGGCGGGCTGCTGTCTGGGTCACGGAGGCGAGCGTAGCGGCCGGTAGCGATGTGGAGACATTTAGTCACCCCCGCGAGGGATGTTTCGAGGGAATCTTTCGAATCACAGGTTGACGCTGGTGTGCGAATCGCCCGGTTTGGCGGGGTATTTATCGCCACATGGCAGCGGTCCCCTCGCGGAAGGCGAGGGGGCCGCTGCCATGTGGCGTCGTACGTCAGTCGCTCAGTCGCTCGCCCGTCGACGTCGAGAAGACGTGCGTCTCGCCCGGTCGCGGGACGACGTGCACCTCCGAGCCCTTCTCGGGCACGGACCGGCCGTTGACCCGGACCACGAGGTCCTTCATCTCGCCGCCGACCTCGGCGGTGCCGTACACGTAACCGTCCGCGCCGAGCTCCTCGACGACGTTCACGGTCACGGCGAGGCCCGCCGGAGCGTCGTCGGTGTCCTTGGACAGCGACTGGGCGGTGGCTCCGTTCAGCTCCACCACGTCAAAGTGCTCGGGCCGCACGCCGACCGTGACGGTGCGGTCGCCTCGGTCCGCTGCCGCCGACAGTGCCTCGCGGCTCACCGGGACGACGCTGTTGCCGAACTTCACACCGCCGTCGGTGATCGGCACCTCGACGAGGTTCATGGCCGGGGAGCCGATGAAGCCGGCGACGAACAGGTTCGCCGGGCGGTCGTACATGTTCCGCGGCGAGTCGACCTGCTGCAGGAGGCCGTCCTTCAGCACGGCGACGCGGTCGCCCATCGTCATGGCCTCGACCTGGTCGTGCGTCACGTACACCGTGGTGATCCCGAGGCGGCGCTGGAGACTCGCGATCTGGGTACGGGTCGAGACGCGGAGCTTGGCGTCGAGGTTCGACAGCGGCTCGTCCATGAGGAAGACCTGTGGCTCGCGCACGATGGCGCGGCCCATCGCCACACGCTGCCGCTGACCGCCGGACAGCGCCTTGGGCTTGCGGTCCAGGTACTCGGTCAGGTCGAGGATCTTCGCGGCCTCCTCGACCTTCTGCCGGATGGTGGCCTTGCCGACGCCGGCGATCTTGAGCGCGAAGCCCATGTTGTCCGCGACGGTCATGTGCGGGTAGAGCGCGTAGTTCTGGAACACCATGGCGATGTCCCGGTCCTTCGGCGGGAGGTGGGTGACGTCGCGGTCACCGATGCGGATGGCTCCGCCGTTGACGTCCTCGAGCCCGGCGAGCATCCGCAGGGATGTCGACTTGCCGCAGCCGGAGGGGCCGACGAGGACGAGGAACTCGCCGTCCTCGATCTCGATTTCGAGGCCGT
The genomic region above belongs to Streptomyces marianii and contains:
- a CDS encoding nucleotidyltransferase family protein, with protein sequence MQTHPTQAVVLAGGQGSRLRPYTDDRPKPMVEIPGTGTPIIGHQLSWLAAEGVTDVVVSCGHLAEVLQEWLDSAVLPLRVTTVVETEPLGRGGGLKHAAKSLPHPDEPWYATNGDIWTRFSLREMADFHTERDATATLALARPRIPWGAVETDEFGHVLDFIESPPSPYLINAGVYVFSAAFTDLLPDRGDHERTTFPRLARERSLAGFPLPQGAYWRAIDTAKDLTEAARELTSQPPR
- a CDS encoding ABC transporter ATP-binding protein, yielding MATVTFDKATRIYPGSTKPAVDGLEIEIEDGEFLVLVGPSGCGKSTSLRMLAGLEDVNGGAIRIGDRDVTHLPPKDRDIAMVFQNYALYPHMTVADNMGFALKIAGVGKATIRQKVEEAAKILDLTEYLDRKPKALSGGQRQRVAMGRAIVREPQVFLMDEPLSNLDAKLRVSTRTQIASLQRRLGITTVYVTHDQVEAMTMGDRVAVLKDGLLQQVDSPRNMYDRPANLFVAGFIGSPAMNLVEVPITDGGVKFGNSVVPVSREALSAAADRGDRTVTVGVRPEHFDVVELNGATAQSLSKDTDDAPAGLAVTVNVVEELGADGYVYGTAEVGGEMKDLVVRVNGRSVPEKGSEVHVVPRPGETHVFSTSTGERLSD